The proteins below come from a single Pieris brassicae chromosome 1, ilPieBrab1.1, whole genome shotgun sequence genomic window:
- the LOC123720121 gene encoding uncharacterized protein LOC123720121 isoform X1 encodes MDLIKITLFLAWVALSQGDEERFFSHHKPKRDCFCLPPSPVHASKITDLLHPPPGSEEVRKVVYVFKNSVTGEHKIYIPNLAKQRVFPNIAYDANEILRSIDDMPIFNDDSWVTVKTTPPIKQKHIHYEPEKPIHQDNSKNLNINIINELKKDKKDLVDLHRPREMKILGTLPGKTLRDEFAKKELYPSSNIHVKKLNKFYPTWLNKGNSIRFKPEQLQKFPYNVKIILRINGKKDIRNGQLEINENIGEIVVYTPKHTVNELYPKFDVNSNISFDEWLNIMVKALHNQLNFSSKVLDINVLQIFITNVIQNIKISPNQKGGSYGNIINFSNINLRPILIGESALINKVINNGLLKIPSGIVFLEAIFVSDNNIQSLGIIPIGHLLIDKKEQISKTRTVQIMKSITTCENDVCKTKKICKNEQDEEEPCKELSNVISKEAERSGHHSGCKHSVCKQKKCKYNKHCKEHVSGGNLIANEEVEPYIIIDTNGNVISSAIDDSLQTDEEPGIRIVGGNAATNSGTPVNIKGRSGD; translated from the exons ATGGATCTCATAAAA ATAACGCTTTTCTTAGCATGGGTTGCTCTATCGCAAGGTGACga GGAAAGATTTTTCTCCCACCATAAACCGAAAAGGGATTGTTTCTGCCTACCACCAAGTCCGGTACATGCTTCAAAGATAACTGATTTGCTTCATCCACCACCAGGTTCCGAAGAAGTTAGGAAGGTTGTctacgtatttaaaaattctgtcACAGGTGAACATAAAATCTACATACCCAATTTAGCGAAGCAACGTGTCTTCCCCAATATTGCATACGACGCGAATGAAATTCTCAGATCCATTGATGATATGCCAATATTTAATGATGATTCTTGGGTTACTGTTAAAACGACGCCgccaataaaacaaaagcacATCCATTATGAACCAGAAAAACCGATACATCAAGATAATTCAAAAAACCTCAATATAAACATCATAAATGAGTTGAAAAAGGACAAGAAGGATCTTGTAGACTTACACAGACCAAGAGAAATGAAAATACTCGGAACGTTACCTGGTAAAACTTTGCGAGACGAATTTGCTAAAAAAGAGTTGTATCCCAGTAGTAATatacatgtaaaaaaattaaataagttttatccTACTTGGTTAAACAAGGGAAATAGTATTCGCTTTAAACCAGAGCAACTACAAAAATTCccatataatgtaaaaattattttacgaattAATGGTAAGAAAGATATTAGGAATGGCCAactagaaataaatgaaaatattggaGAAATTGTAGTCTATACACCGAAACACACTGTAAATGAATTGTACCCTAAGTTTGATGTAAATTCCAATATATCGTTTGACGAATGGTTAAATATCATGGTGAAAGCTCTGCACAATCAACTTAACTTTTCTTCTAAAGTTTTAGATATCAATGTACTTCAAATATTCATTACGAATGTTATACAGAACATCAAAATTTCCCCTAACCAGAAAGGCGGATCTTATGGAAACATCATaaacttttcaaatattaatctACGACCAATATTAATAGGTGAATCCGCTTTAATCAATAAGGTTATTAACAATGGTTTACTGAAAATACCATCTGGTATTGTATTCTTAGAAGCGATTTTTGTATCGGATAACAATATTCAAAGTCTTGGTATTATACCGATTGGCCAccttttaattgataaaaaagaaCAGATATCAAAAACTAGAACGGTACAAATTATGAAATCAATAACAACTTGTGAAAATGACGTATGTAAAACgaagaaaatatgtaaaaatgaaCAAGATGAAGAAGAGCCCTGTAAAGAactttcaaatgtaatatcgAAAGAAGCCGAAAGATCTGGACACCATTCAGGCTGTAAGCATTCAGTATGTAAGCAGAAGAAgtgcaaatataataaacattgtaaAGAACATGTTTCTGGAGGAAATTTGATTGCTAACGAAGAAGTGGAACCTTATATCATTATAGATACAAATGGGAACGTGATATCATCAGCAATTGATGACTCACTTCAAACTGATGAAGAACCAGGTATCAGAATTGTCGGTGGCAATGCAGCCACTAACAGTGGAACTCCCGTGAATATTAAAGGTAGATCTGGTGACTAA